One region of Bombus affinis isolate iyBomAffi1 chromosome 5, iyBomAffi1.2, whole genome shotgun sequence genomic DNA includes:
- the LOC126915949 gene encoding protein transport protein Sec31A isoform X2: MKIKELLKTVNVAWSPPAQHPILLAAGTAAQQLDASFNTSASLDLYSLNLQQPGYDLELKISVASDHRFHKIIWGSYGNNPAGIIVGGCDYGIIKIYSAAKMLANDNNYLISKTDRHTGPVRALDFNPFQANLLATGATENEIYIWDIVNTNSPMTPGVRSQPLEDVQHIAWNKQVQHILASTFSQRCTIWDLRKNEPIINLTDTNTKVRWKVVQWHPDVATQLCLASEDDQAPIIELWDLRFATSPLKTFQNHQRGVLSIAWNPHDSDLLLSCAKDNRILCWNPNSDAPNGEVICELAQTNQWIFDVSWCPRHPGLVVGSSFDGHAVVYSLLGGQQQMSAETSNKIVDSFPGMDPFTHAPPPVQTEPAVTLTKAPKWLKRPFGASFGFGGKLIIFENGPVDSNLPPNSNKRVIISQVVTQPELIQRSNELEEVLKSEQYSDYCKGKVDNTTDIYRKKIWNCVGAYFSENVTKNILNLLGYNIETMNNKLNQLVSQEDVNSITEGVGNLNNVLNGNVIDGSMVFDAIAQESKKTSITAAKNKNIQINVSDDEDGLITQAILLGNIEAAVSLCFANKRYADAVILSMAAGPDLLARTQYRYFSEHSGALNSLINSLVSENWADVVNNADINCWKEVLIGIFIHSNSQERSALCDMLGDRLASSDNVTLKEQAQICYICSGNLNKMVESSNVEIQEIVELVVIMQKALETQNIKNVQIEGKIANVLSRYAGMLAAEGDLDSALNYLGNSQDKKVVMLKDRLMRALGYIEESKVVPKAPAMQTYYDRTRRSVTGVQGVQNPLSTGPTRPFFDSNIAAPTKQSFAPPPNQFNTQQQQQTFGISPLQPHVQPMQPVQSMQPMPPIPSMPYDQISHSYTSTSVSPSLPPPPPSSASSGIGSRPPSAGPPARSKYIIDPSVKSTSTYGQTGFPQQTSSYQQIPPVSGYSSSNMYQPQVPMPTNTYSGQNLVSNVKETETFKPVQLSVLSPLQNPPQSQMYEPIRMQPTQQTQMYGSENQPPMDRSNIYQAPVQPAGWNDPPAAKPSRIQSKQDYQPQNPILHPLSGTQPQPEPNVLQHDKFYPDTQSSYNLQQYHQNIPNQSNISQNIPNMTAQYPKLMEPTPPVAIARTPEPEKPKPPIPEQHMHLKTVFDKLKDQCFENAKNPQIKRKIADVSRKLEVLYDCLRENKLSQNSLQGLHQISQMIQSGNYTGGLDLHTQLVSGPDFSQIASFMPGIKVLFLIALQLNVYIR, from the exons ATGAAGATTAAAGAGTTACTCAAGACTGTCAATGTAGCATGGTCACCACCGGCTCAGCATCCTATATTATTGGCCGCAGGAACTGCAGCTCAACAACTTGATGCAAGTTTTAACACATCTGCGAGCTTGGATTTATATTCCTTAAACTTACAACAACCTGGATATGATTTGGAGCTTAAGATCAGTGTTGCAAGTGACCATAG atttcataaaataatatggGGTTCATATGGTAATAATCCAGCTGGTATAATTGTCGGAGGCTGTGATTATGGCATTATAAAGATTTATTCAGCTGCCAAAATGTTAGCTAATGATAATAATTACTTGATAAGTAAAACAGACAGACATACAGGTCCAGTTAGAGCACTTGATTTTAATCCCTTTCAAGCAAATTTGTTAGCAACTGGTGCaacagaaaatgaaatttatatatggGATATTGTTAACACAAATTCTCCCATGACTCCTGGAGTCAGAAGTCAACCATTAGAAGATGTCCAACACATTGCTTGGAACAAGCAAG TGCAACATATCCTTGCTTCTACGTTTTCACAACGATGTACTATATGGGATTTGAGAAAAAATGAGCCAATTATCAACTTAACAGATACAAATACAAAG gtAAGATGGAAAGTAGTTCAGTGGCATCCAGATGTTGCAACACAGTTGTGCTTAGCATCAGAAGATGATCAGGCTCCTATAATTGAATTATGGGATTTGAGATTTGCAACATCACCCTTGAAAACATTCCAAAATCACCAACGTGGTGTCTTATCAATTGCATGGAATCCGCATGATTCAGATTTACTCTTAAGTTGTGCCAAAGATAATAGGATACTATGTTGGAATCCTAACTCAGATGCACCA AATGGTGAGGTAATTTGTGAATTAGCACAAACAAATCAGTGGATTTTTGATGTCTCATGGTGTCCAAGACATCCTGGGCTAGTTGTGGGATCTAGCTTTGATGGACATGCAGTAGTTTACTCTTTATTGGGAGGACAACAACAAATGTCAGCAGAAACATCTAACAAAATTGTAGATTCCTTCCCTGGAATGGATCCTTTCACGCATGCACCACCTCCTGTACAGACAGAACCAGCAGTCACCTTGACAAAAGCTCCAAAATGGTTAAAAAGGCCATTTGGAGCATCCTTTGGT TTTGGTGGTAAATtgataatatttgaaaatggACCTGTAGATTCTAATTTACCTCCAAATTCAAACAAAAGAGTGATAATATCACAAGTGGTTACACAACCAGAATTAATTCAACGTTCAAATGAGTTGGAGGAAGTCCTTAAAAGTGAGCAATATAGTGATTATTGCAAAGGGAAAGTTGACAATACTACtgatatatatagaaaaaagatATGGAATTGTGTGGGGGCATATTTTAGTGAAAATGTGACAAAGAATATATTGAATTTACTTGGTTATAACATAGAAacaatgaataataaattaaatcaaCTCGTTTCACAAGAAGATGTTAATAGTATTACAGAAGGAGTTGGTAACTTGAATAAC GTACTTAATGGAAACGTTATTGATGGGAGCATGGTGTTTGATGCTATCGCACAAGAATCTAAGAAAACGTCAATAACTgctgcaaaaaataaaaacattcaAATAAATGTATCAGATG ATGAGGATGGGCTTATAACTCAAGCAATCCTCTTAGGAAATATAGAAGCTGCTGTGTCGTTGTGCTTTGCAAATAAAAGGTACGCAGATGCGGTCATTCTTTCAATGGCTGCTGGACCTGATTTGTTAGCACGTACCCAGTACAGATACTTTTCAGAACATTCTGGAGCTCTCAATTCTCTTATCAATTCATTAGTTAGTGAAAATTGGGCTGATGTTGTTAACAATGCTGATATAAATTGCTGGAAAGAAGTATTGATTGGAATATTTATTCATTCCAATTCACAAGAACGATCTGCTTTGTGCG ACATGCTTGGAGATCGTTTGGCATCATCTGACAATGTAACACTCAAAGAACAAGCTcaaatttgttatatttgttCTGGTAATTTGAATAAAATGGTTGAATCTTCCAATGTTGAAATTCAGGAAATAGTAGAACTAGTAGTTATAATGCAGAAAGCATTAGAAAcgcaaaatattaaaaacgtaCAAATAGAAGGAAAAATTGCCAACGTTTTGTCTCGTTATGCTGGTATGTTAGCGGCCGAAGGAGATCTCGATTCTGCACTAAATTATTTAGGAAATAGTCAAGATAAAAAAGTCGTAATGTTAAAAGATCGCCTGATGCGAGCTTTAGGTTATATTGAAGAATCGAAAGTTGTGCCAAAAGCACCAGCAATGCAAACTTATTACGATCGAACCAGAAGATCTGTAACTGGCGTACAAGGTGTACAAAATCCACTGTCTACCGGACCAACAAGACCCTTTTTCGATTCAAACATTGCTGCTCCAACGAAACAATCTTTCGCACCTCCCCCAAATCAATTCAATActcaacagcaacaacaaacGTTTGGAATATCTCCGCTTCAACCACATGTACAACCAATGCAACCTGTACAATCTATGCAACCTATGCCACCTATACCATCTATGCCATATGATCAAATATCTCATTCTTACACTTCAACATCCGTTTCTCCATCACTTCCACCACCACCTCCCTCAAGTGCATCAAGCGGAATCGGATCTCGACCACCTAGCGCCGGACCTCCAGCGAGatcaaaatatataatagatCCGTCTGTTAAATCTACTTCAACATACGGGCAAACTGGTTTTCCTCAACAAACATCGTCATATCAACAAATTCCTCCAGTATCAGGCTATTCTTCATCAAATATGTATCAACCACAAGTTCCTATGCCGACGAACACGTACTCCGGACAAAATCTCGTATCAAATGttaaagaaacagaaactttTAAGCCAGTTCAACTTAGTGTACTGTCGCCACTGCAAAATCCACCGCAAAGTCAAATGTATGAACCAATTAGAATGCAACCAACTCAGCAGACTCAAATGTATGGAAGCGAAAATCAGCCACCAATGGATCGCTCAAACATCTATCAAGCACCGGTACAGCCTGCTGGGTGGAACGATCCACCTGCTGCAAAACCCTCTAGGATACAG TCAAAACAAGATTATCAGCCACAAAACCCGATTTTACATCCATTAAGTGGAACCCAACCGCAACCCGAACCGAAT gTATTGCAACACGACAAATTTTATCCGGATACGCAATCATCTTACAACCTGCAACAATATCATCAGAATATTCCAAATCAATCCAATATTAGTCAGAATATCCCAAATATGACTGCTCAATATCCCAAACTAATGGAACCTACACCACCGGTCGCAATTGCCAGAACACCGGAACCGGAGAAGCCAAAACCACCGATTCCGGAACAGCATATGCACTTAAAAACAGTATTCGATAAATTAAAAGATCAGTGCTTTGAAAACGCCAAGAATCCA CAAATTAAACGCAAAATAGCAGATGTATCCAGAAAACTCGAAGTTTTATACGATTGCCTTAGAGAGAATAAG CTGTCACAGAATTCTTTACAAGGATTACATCAAATATCACAGATGATACAAAGTGGAAACTATACTGGAGGTTTAGATCTTCATACACAATTAGTTTCAGGTCCAGATTTTAGCCAGATAGCTTCTTTCATGCCTGGTATTAAAGTATTATTCCTAATCGCTCTTCAATTGAATGTCTACATTAGATAG
- the LOC126915995 gene encoding MDS1 and EVI1 complex locus protein EVI1-A-like, which produces MSGYLGNIPLPPTLLHDPKYPPAMREKDSSPRKMPGHISPKQASIYPLSVRVPDVEELPYDLSHGHGRGLSSPTNQQQHRQQPHMSPAARPPQSHHQEDLDCEPLDLRVDHKKERLTDENQNEIEVLNQNSLGGNLPYHTVLFPQHHAVHPLVLEAMYRSHHHSSSVPDLPKIQVRALPTMVPLPPNRFSSTTSSTSSSSSQAAARVPSPSGGQQHQPQQQSHSSQQQQQQQQQQQQASNLPPYSISVQAGLKPKDRYSCKFCGKVFPRSANLTRHLRTHTGEQPYKCKYCERSFSISSNLQRHVRNIHNKEKPFKCPLCERCFGQQTNLDRHLKKHDADGPTILDEVRSRYHGQLPRADESYFEEIRSFMGKITSQRQGIPYFPGLLGHGGDDFRNDKQQLQLEEKRGDSSYFSDRDNLSSRSSSTASRPESVQEEQREVNSPPLSPGNNT; this is translated from the coding sequence ATGAGCGGATATCTCGGTAACATTCCCCTGCCCCCAACGTTGTTGCACGACCCGAAGTACCCTCCAGCCATGCGGGAGAAAGACTCGAGTCCAAGAAAAATGCCGGGCCACATCAGCCCGAAGCAAGCCAGCATCTATCCGTTGAGCGTTCGCGTGCCGGACGTTGAAGAATTGCCATACGATTTGAGCCACGGCCACGGTCGTGGCCTGTCGAGCCCCACGAATCAACAGCAACACCGGCAACAGCCTCATATGAGTCCGGCGGCTAGACCGCCTCAATCTCATCATCAGGAGGATCTCGACTGCGAACCGTTGGATCTTCGCGTCGATCACAAGAAGGAAAGACTCACGGACGAGAATCAGAACGAGATAGAGGTTCTGAACCAAAATAGTCTCGGCGGAAATCTTCCCTATCATACGGTTCTGTTTCCTCAGCATCATGCCGTTCATCCGTTGGTCCTCGAAGCTATGTACCGGTCGCACCATCACAGTTCGTCGGTTCCAGATTTACCTAAAATCCAAGTGCGAGCGTTACCGACCATGGTACCATTGCCACCGAACAGATTCTCTTCCACCACTTCCTCCACGTCGTCCTCTTCCTCTCAGGCTGCCGCGAGAGTTCCGAGTCCCTCGGGTGGCCAGCAACATCAGCCACAGCAACAAAGTCACTCGAgtcaacagcagcagcaacagcagcagcaacaacaacaagcTTCCAATCTTCCACCTTACTCGATCAGCGTTCAAGCCGGTCTAAAGCCGAAGGACAGATACTCGTGCAAGTTCTGCGGTAAAGTGTTCCCCAGATCGGCGAACCTGACGCGGCATCTGAGGACGCACACCGGCGAGCAACCGTACAAGTGCAAGTACTGCGAGAGAAGCTTCAGCATCTCTAGCAACCTTCAACGTCACGTCAGGAATATCCACAACAAGGAAAAACCGTTCAAGTGCCCGCTGTGCGAACGATGTTTCGGACAGCAGACCAACCTGGACAGACACTTGAAGAAACACGACGCCGATGGCCCAACGATACTGGACGAAGTTAGATCGAGGTACCACGGACAATTGCCGAGAGCGGACGAGTCTTACTTCGAAGAGATTCGCAGTTTCATGGGCAAGATCACCTCGCAGAGACAAGGAATACCGTACTTCCCTGGTCTGCTGGGTCATGGAGGAGACGACTTCAGGAACGACAAACAACAACTTCAGCTGGAAGAGAAGAGAGGCGATTCTTCCTACTTCAGCGACAGGGATAACCTGAGTTCGAGGTCGAGCAGCACCGCCAGCAGACCCGAGAGCGTGCAAGAGGAGCAACGAGAAGTTAATTCTCCGCCATTGTCCCCTGGAAATAACACTTGA
- the LOC126915949 gene encoding protein transport protein Sec31A isoform X1, translated as MKIKELLKTVNVAWSPPAQHPILLAAGTAAQQLDASFNTSASLDLYSLNLQQPGYDLELKISVASDHRFHKIIWGSYGNNPAGIIVGGCDYGIIKIYSAAKMLANDNNYLISKTDRHTGPVRALDFNPFQANLLATGATENEIYIWDIVNTNSPMTPGVRSQPLEDVQHIAWNKQVQHILASTFSQRCTIWDLRKNEPIINLTDTNTKVRWKVVQWHPDVATQLCLASEDDQAPIIELWDLRFATSPLKTFQNHQRGVLSIAWNPHDSDLLLSCAKDNRILCWNPNSDAPNGEVICELAQTNQWIFDVSWCPRHPGLVVGSSFDGHAVVYSLLGGQQQMSAETSNKIVDSFPGMDPFTHAPPPVQTEPAVTLTKAPKWLKRPFGASFGFGGKLIIFENGPVDSNLPPNSNKRVIISQVVTQPELIQRSNELEEVLKSEQYSDYCKGKVDNTTDIYRKKIWNCVGAYFSENVTKNILNLLGYNIETMNNKLNQLVSQEDVNSITEGVGNLNNVLNGNVIDGSMVFDAIAQESKKTSITAAKNKNIQINVSDDEDGLITQAILLGNIEAAVSLCFANKRYADAVILSMAAGPDLLARTQYRYFSEHSGALNSLINSLVSENWADVVNNADINCWKEVLIGIFIHSNSQERSALCDMLGDRLASSDNVTLKEQAQICYICSGNLNKMVESSNVEIQEIVELVVIMQKALETQNIKNVQIEGKIANVLSRYAGMLAAEGDLDSALNYLGNSQDKKVVMLKDRLMRALGYIEESKVVPKAPAMQTYYDRTRRSVTGVQGVQNPLSTGPTRPFFDSNIAAPTKQSFAPPPNQFNTQQQQQTFGISPLQPHVQPMQPVQSMQPMPPIPSMPYDQISHSYTSTSVSPSLPPPPPSSASSGIGSRPPSAGPPARSKYIIDPSVKSTSTYGQTGFPQQTSSYQQIPPVSGYSSSNMYQPQVPMPTNTYSGQNLVSNVKETETFKPVQLSVLSPLQNPPQSQMYEPIRMQPTQQTQMYGSENQPPMDRSNIYQAPVQPAGWNDPPAAKPSRIQPVLALCNKNEMSADHAGTRKWKAKYSKNMNFKSKQDYQPQNPILHPLSGTQPQPEPNVLQHDKFYPDTQSSYNLQQYHQNIPNQSNISQNIPNMTAQYPKLMEPTPPVAIARTPEPEKPKPPIPEQHMHLKTVFDKLKDQCFENAKNPQIKRKIADVSRKLEVLYDCLRENKLSQNSLQGLHQISQMIQSGNYTGGLDLHTQLVSGPDFSQIASFMPGIKVLFLIALQLNVYIR; from the exons ATGAAGATTAAAGAGTTACTCAAGACTGTCAATGTAGCATGGTCACCACCGGCTCAGCATCCTATATTATTGGCCGCAGGAACTGCAGCTCAACAACTTGATGCAAGTTTTAACACATCTGCGAGCTTGGATTTATATTCCTTAAACTTACAACAACCTGGATATGATTTGGAGCTTAAGATCAGTGTTGCAAGTGACCATAG atttcataaaataatatggGGTTCATATGGTAATAATCCAGCTGGTATAATTGTCGGAGGCTGTGATTATGGCATTATAAAGATTTATTCAGCTGCCAAAATGTTAGCTAATGATAATAATTACTTGATAAGTAAAACAGACAGACATACAGGTCCAGTTAGAGCACTTGATTTTAATCCCTTTCAAGCAAATTTGTTAGCAACTGGTGCaacagaaaatgaaatttatatatggGATATTGTTAACACAAATTCTCCCATGACTCCTGGAGTCAGAAGTCAACCATTAGAAGATGTCCAACACATTGCTTGGAACAAGCAAG TGCAACATATCCTTGCTTCTACGTTTTCACAACGATGTACTATATGGGATTTGAGAAAAAATGAGCCAATTATCAACTTAACAGATACAAATACAAAG gtAAGATGGAAAGTAGTTCAGTGGCATCCAGATGTTGCAACACAGTTGTGCTTAGCATCAGAAGATGATCAGGCTCCTATAATTGAATTATGGGATTTGAGATTTGCAACATCACCCTTGAAAACATTCCAAAATCACCAACGTGGTGTCTTATCAATTGCATGGAATCCGCATGATTCAGATTTACTCTTAAGTTGTGCCAAAGATAATAGGATACTATGTTGGAATCCTAACTCAGATGCACCA AATGGTGAGGTAATTTGTGAATTAGCACAAACAAATCAGTGGATTTTTGATGTCTCATGGTGTCCAAGACATCCTGGGCTAGTTGTGGGATCTAGCTTTGATGGACATGCAGTAGTTTACTCTTTATTGGGAGGACAACAACAAATGTCAGCAGAAACATCTAACAAAATTGTAGATTCCTTCCCTGGAATGGATCCTTTCACGCATGCACCACCTCCTGTACAGACAGAACCAGCAGTCACCTTGACAAAAGCTCCAAAATGGTTAAAAAGGCCATTTGGAGCATCCTTTGGT TTTGGTGGTAAATtgataatatttgaaaatggACCTGTAGATTCTAATTTACCTCCAAATTCAAACAAAAGAGTGATAATATCACAAGTGGTTACACAACCAGAATTAATTCAACGTTCAAATGAGTTGGAGGAAGTCCTTAAAAGTGAGCAATATAGTGATTATTGCAAAGGGAAAGTTGACAATACTACtgatatatatagaaaaaagatATGGAATTGTGTGGGGGCATATTTTAGTGAAAATGTGACAAAGAATATATTGAATTTACTTGGTTATAACATAGAAacaatgaataataaattaaatcaaCTCGTTTCACAAGAAGATGTTAATAGTATTACAGAAGGAGTTGGTAACTTGAATAAC GTACTTAATGGAAACGTTATTGATGGGAGCATGGTGTTTGATGCTATCGCACAAGAATCTAAGAAAACGTCAATAACTgctgcaaaaaataaaaacattcaAATAAATGTATCAGATG ATGAGGATGGGCTTATAACTCAAGCAATCCTCTTAGGAAATATAGAAGCTGCTGTGTCGTTGTGCTTTGCAAATAAAAGGTACGCAGATGCGGTCATTCTTTCAATGGCTGCTGGACCTGATTTGTTAGCACGTACCCAGTACAGATACTTTTCAGAACATTCTGGAGCTCTCAATTCTCTTATCAATTCATTAGTTAGTGAAAATTGGGCTGATGTTGTTAACAATGCTGATATAAATTGCTGGAAAGAAGTATTGATTGGAATATTTATTCATTCCAATTCACAAGAACGATCTGCTTTGTGCG ACATGCTTGGAGATCGTTTGGCATCATCTGACAATGTAACACTCAAAGAACAAGCTcaaatttgttatatttgttCTGGTAATTTGAATAAAATGGTTGAATCTTCCAATGTTGAAATTCAGGAAATAGTAGAACTAGTAGTTATAATGCAGAAAGCATTAGAAAcgcaaaatattaaaaacgtaCAAATAGAAGGAAAAATTGCCAACGTTTTGTCTCGTTATGCTGGTATGTTAGCGGCCGAAGGAGATCTCGATTCTGCACTAAATTATTTAGGAAATAGTCAAGATAAAAAAGTCGTAATGTTAAAAGATCGCCTGATGCGAGCTTTAGGTTATATTGAAGAATCGAAAGTTGTGCCAAAAGCACCAGCAATGCAAACTTATTACGATCGAACCAGAAGATCTGTAACTGGCGTACAAGGTGTACAAAATCCACTGTCTACCGGACCAACAAGACCCTTTTTCGATTCAAACATTGCTGCTCCAACGAAACAATCTTTCGCACCTCCCCCAAATCAATTCAATActcaacagcaacaacaaacGTTTGGAATATCTCCGCTTCAACCACATGTACAACCAATGCAACCTGTACAATCTATGCAACCTATGCCACCTATACCATCTATGCCATATGATCAAATATCTCATTCTTACACTTCAACATCCGTTTCTCCATCACTTCCACCACCACCTCCCTCAAGTGCATCAAGCGGAATCGGATCTCGACCACCTAGCGCCGGACCTCCAGCGAGatcaaaatatataatagatCCGTCTGTTAAATCTACTTCAACATACGGGCAAACTGGTTTTCCTCAACAAACATCGTCATATCAACAAATTCCTCCAGTATCAGGCTATTCTTCATCAAATATGTATCAACCACAAGTTCCTATGCCGACGAACACGTACTCCGGACAAAATCTCGTATCAAATGttaaagaaacagaaactttTAAGCCAGTTCAACTTAGTGTACTGTCGCCACTGCAAAATCCACCGCAAAGTCAAATGTATGAACCAATTAGAATGCAACCAACTCAGCAGACTCAAATGTATGGAAGCGAAAATCAGCCACCAATGGATCGCTCAAACATCTATCAAGCACCGGTACAGCCTGCTGGGTGGAACGATCCACCTGCTGCAAAACCCTCTAGGATACAG CCAGTACTAGCATTATGCAACAAAAATGAAATGTCTGCGGATCATGCTGGTACCAGGAAGTGGAAAGCAAAATATTCGAAGAATATGAATTTTAAG TCAAAACAAGATTATCAGCCACAAAACCCGATTTTACATCCATTAAGTGGAACCCAACCGCAACCCGAACCGAAT gTATTGCAACACGACAAATTTTATCCGGATACGCAATCATCTTACAACCTGCAACAATATCATCAGAATATTCCAAATCAATCCAATATTAGTCAGAATATCCCAAATATGACTGCTCAATATCCCAAACTAATGGAACCTACACCACCGGTCGCAATTGCCAGAACACCGGAACCGGAGAAGCCAAAACCACCGATTCCGGAACAGCATATGCACTTAAAAACAGTATTCGATAAATTAAAAGATCAGTGCTTTGAAAACGCCAAGAATCCA CAAATTAAACGCAAAATAGCAGATGTATCCAGAAAACTCGAAGTTTTATACGATTGCCTTAGAGAGAATAAG CTGTCACAGAATTCTTTACAAGGATTACATCAAATATCACAGATGATACAAAGTGGAAACTATACTGGAGGTTTAGATCTTCATACACAATTAGTTTCAGGTCCAGATTTTAGCCAGATAGCTTCTTTCATGCCTGGTATTAAAGTATTATTCCTAATCGCTCTTCAATTGAATGTCTACATTAGATAG
- the LOC126915982 gene encoding polypeptide N-acetylgalactosaminyltransferase 13-like — MWPRLRKSCRAWSIILSIALLMGIFFVWPRKRREDEDSPNDYVSLRLLDNQRDYIDRKGVHVVVGHYIGDSVDPMKTPNITKDLINKNMFDPRPFEGKNGNPVLVPAKDFYKMQQLFQINRFNLMASDRIPLNRSLPDVRRKGCITRYMNVGNLPKTSIIIVFHNEAWSTLLRTVYSVINRSPRHLLEEIILVDDNSDRDFLKDALDEHVKNLKVSTKVLRSRKRIGLVNARLLGANRAKGEVLTFLDAHCECTVGWLEPLLEAVAKNRTRVVSPVIDIINDDTFSYTRSFELHWGAFNWDLHFRWLTLNGRLLKERRENIVEPFRTPAMAGGLFSMNRNYFFELGSYDDQMKIWGGENLELSFRVWQCGGSIEIAPCSHVGHLFRKSSPYTFPGGVGEILYGNLARVALVWMDEWAEFYFKFNAEAARLRDKQPVRGRLELRKRLQCKNFEWYLNNIWPEHFFPKDDRFFGRILHISSNKCIMRPTAKGTYSQPSGYAVLETCLPRPILSQMFVMTTDGIIMTDESVCLDAPDHDTQHKTPKVKIMACSGHSRQKWRYDEQSKTFVHVSSGMCLQSKNDEDPVIAACTENIDQKWSLESIPWK, encoded by the exons ATGTGGCCACGACTGAGAAAGTCTTGTCGCGCGTGGTCAATCATTCTCTCGATTGCTCTTTTGATGGGAATATTCTTCGTTTGGCCACGGAAAAGGCGAGAGGACGAAGATTCTCCTAACGATTACGTTTCGCTTCG GCTTTTAGACAATCAAAGAGATTACATAGATCGTAAAGGAGTACATGTAGTAGTAGGACATTATATTGGAGATTCCGTAGATCCAATGAAAACTCCGAATATTACGAAAG ATCTCATTAACAAAAATATGTTTGATCCACGGCCGTTTGAGGGAAAGAATGGCAATCCGGTTCTTGTACCGGCGAAAGACTTTTATAAAATGCAGCAGCTTTTTCAAATCAATCGATTTAATTTGATGGCTAGTGATAGAATACCATTGAATCGATCTCTACCAGATGTTAGAAGAAAAGG GTGCATAACACGATATATGAACGTAGGTAACTTACCGAAAACGTCGATAATTATCGTCTTCCATAACGAAGCTTGGAGTACGTTACTCAGGACTGTATATAGCGTAATTAATAGATCGCCAAGGCATTTGTTAGAAGAAATTATTCTCGTTGATGACAATAGCGATAGAG ATTTTTTGAAGGACGCGTTAGATGAACATGTAAAGAATTTAAAAGTTTCCACTAAGGTTCTTCGTTCCAGGAAACGTATAGGATTAGTGAATGCGAGGCTTCTAGGTGCCAACAGAGCCAAAGGGGAAGTCCTCACATTCCTTGACGCACATTGCGAATGCACGGTTG GATGGTTGGAACCCTTGCTCGAAGCGGTTGCTAAGAATAGAACTAGGGTAGTATCGCCTGTTATCGATATAATAAATGACGATACTTTCAGTTATACACG GTCTTTTGAGTTACACTGGGGTGCGTTTAATTGGGATTTGCACTTTCGCTGGCTAACGTTAAACGGTCGATTGTTGAAAGAGAGGCGTGAAAATATCGTCGAACCATTCAGAACACCCGCCATGGCCGGTGGATTGTTCTCTATGAATCGAAATTACTTTTTTGAACTAGGCAGTTACGACGATCAAATGAAAATTTGGGGCGGTGAAAATTTGGAATTATCTTTTCGAGTATGGCAATGCGGCGGTAGCATCGAGATTGCCCCCTGCTCTCATGTGGGGCATCTCTTTCGAAAATCCTCACCTTATACGTTCCCAGGCGGTGTCGGAGAGATTCTATATGGGAATCTCGCTAGAGTAGCCTTGGTTTGGATGGACGAATGggcagaattttattttaaatttaacgcag AGGCAGCTAGATTAAGAGACAAACAACCAGTTCGAGGTAGATTGGAATTACGTAAGAGGCTACAATGCAAGAACTTTGAGTGGTATTTGAATAATATATGGCCAGAACACTTCTTTCCGAAAGACGACCGTTTCTTTGGACGG ATTTTGCATATTTCATCGAACAAATGCATTATGCGACCAACCGCGAAAGGGACGTATTCTCAACCCTCGGGATATGCAGTCCTTGAAACGTGCCTTCCACGACCAATACTTAGTCAAATGTTTGTGATGACGACGGATGGAATTATAATGACCGATGAGAGCGTCTGCTTGGATGCACCCGACCATGACACCCAGCACAAGACACCAAAGGTTAAGATAATGGCGTGTAGCGGCCACAGTAGACAAAAATGGCGATATGACGAACAA TCAAAGACTTTTGTGCACGTATCTTCCGGAATGTGTTTGCAATCAAAGAACGACGAGGATCCTGTGATAGCAGCTTGTACAGAAAACATCGACCAGAAATGGTCATTGGAATCAATTCCTTGGAAATAA